The Chryseobacterium geocarposphaerae genome window below encodes:
- a CDS encoding HRDC domain-containing protein, which yields MKIKVLKVRIADEFLRIDQKNIDEFLNDHQILNVETAFVHDENFWSVIFYYDEIKQTVNSVKDSKPVKYSAEEEILSEDDIKILDALKLWRSEKAKEQNLPSYFIATNKELTSVAKYKPAKKEELLDIKGFGKHKIENYGEEILEILESI from the coding sequence ATGAAAATTAAAGTTTTAAAAGTAAGAATTGCAGATGAGTTTTTGCGCATCGATCAAAAAAATATTGATGAGTTTCTGAATGACCATCAAATACTAAATGTTGAAACGGCTTTTGTACATGATGAAAATTTTTGGTCAGTTATCTTCTATTATGATGAAATTAAACAAACGGTAAACAGCGTAAAAGATTCTAAACCTGTAAAATATTCTGCTGAAGAAGAGATTTTAAGTGAAGATGATATTAAAATATTAGATGCTTTAAAATTATGGAGATCAGAAAAAGCTAAAGAGCAAAATCTGCCATCATATTTTATAGCGACTAATAAAGAACTGACTTCTGTTGCGAAATATAAACCTGCTAAGAAAGAAGAATTATTAGACATTAAAGGTTTTGGTAAACATAAAATTGAAAACTATGGAGAAGAAATTTTAGAAATTTTGGAAAGTATTTGA
- the hisS gene encoding histidine--tRNA ligase: MKPSLAKGTRDFTVLEVSRRRYIINILQKNFELFGFQPLETPSFENLSTLTGKYGEEGDRLIFKILNSGEYTSKVNQEDWENKNHQKLTAQISDKALRYDLTVPFARFVAMNHGKLTFPYKRYQIQPVWRADRPQKGRFREFYQCDADVVGSESLWQEVELIQLYLKSFSQLNVSVTIHINNRKILSGLAEYAGITDKLIDFTVALDKLDKIGKDGVVKELLERGIAQDSIDKLDFLFNQSNDALENLLQLKEKFAGNKTGLKGVEELEFVLTQSVNLGVDIQNLVFDITLARGLDYYTGAIFEVKADEAQMGSIGGGGRYDNLTEVFGVKNVPGIGISFGLDRIYLVMEELNLFPEEATANIEYLFANFGGEEILESLKLINQLREKGISAELYPENAKLNKQFTYAEKKGIKNLVFLGEEEIKTNTIRFKNLETGEQTIISRQEFLG; this comes from the coding sequence ATGAAACCAAGTTTAGCGAAAGGAACTAGAGATTTTACGGTTTTAGAAGTTTCCCGAAGAAGATATATTATCAATATTTTGCAGAAGAATTTTGAATTGTTTGGTTTTCAACCGCTAGAAACACCTAGTTTTGAAAACCTGTCCACATTGACCGGGAAATATGGTGAAGAAGGAGATCGCTTAATTTTTAAAATTTTAAATTCTGGGGAATATACTTCAAAAGTAAATCAGGAAGACTGGGAAAATAAAAACCATCAGAAACTGACTGCTCAAATCTCAGATAAGGCTCTTCGTTACGATCTTACCGTACCTTTTGCAAGATTTGTTGCCATGAACCATGGAAAACTAACATTCCCTTATAAGCGTTATCAGATTCAGCCGGTTTGGAGAGCAGATCGTCCTCAAAAAGGAAGATTCAGAGAGTTTTATCAGTGTGATGCAGACGTGGTGGGGAGCGAAAGTCTTTGGCAGGAAGTAGAACTGATTCAGTTGTATCTGAAGTCGTTTTCACAGCTAAATGTTTCAGTAACCATTCATATCAATAACAGAAAAATTCTTTCGGGTTTAGCAGAATATGCAGGAATTACAGATAAGCTGATTGATTTTACTGTAGCTCTGGATAAGCTGGATAAAATTGGAAAAGATGGAGTGGTAAAAGAACTATTAGAAAGAGGGATTGCTCAGGATTCGATTGATAAATTGGATTTCCTTTTTAATCAATCGAATGATGCTTTAGAAAATCTTCTTCAGCTGAAAGAAAAATTCGCGGGTAACAAGACAGGTTTGAAAGGAGTAGAAGAATTAGAATTTGTTCTTACACAATCTGTTAATCTTGGGGTTGATATTCAAAATCTTGTTTTTGATATTACATTGGCAAGAGGTTTAGATTATTATACAGGAGCCATTTTCGAAGTAAAAGCAGATGAAGCGCAGATGGGATCCATTGGAGGCGGCGGAAGATACGATAACCTTACCGAAGTGTTTGGCGTGAAAAATGTCCCTGGAATTGGAATTTCATTTGGTCTTGACAGGATTTATCTGGTGATGGAAGAATTAAACCTTTTCCCTGAAGAGGCAACAGCGAATATTGAATATCTGTTTGCCAACTTTGGAGGTGAAGAAATATTGGAGTCTTTAAAGCTAATAAATCAATTACGGGAAAAAGGAATTTCTGCGGAACTTTATCCTGAAAATGCTAAATTAAACAAGCAATTTACTTACGCAGAGAAGAAGGGGATTAAAAATCTTGTCTTTTTAGGTGAAGAAGAAATTAAAACGAACACAATCCGATTTAAAAACTTAGAAACAGGCGAGCAAACCATAATTTCTCGGCAAGAGTTTTTAGGATAA